A stretch of DNA from Methanofollis sp.:
TCGCGGAGAAGGCGGAGCGCCAGACGGCGTACATCATCGGGGAACTCGAAAGAGAGCCGAACATCGTCGTCCACACCAGATGCCCGGCCCTGCCGATCGTCTCCTTCTCCGTCAGGGGGATGGACGACGACGACGTCGGGTTCGTCCTGGCCCGCGCCTATGGCGTCGTCACCAGGACCGGCCTCCACTGCGCCCCCCTCGTGCACGGGGCGATCGACGGCGGGAAAGGGTGCGTGCGGCTCAGCCTCTCCTGGTTCACCACCGACGAGGAGTGCAGGACCGCGGCCGCGGCCATACGGGAGGTTGCACGCCATGCGTGTCGTCAGGTCGATTCGCCATAAGTCCTGCGCCGACGGCACCCTGATGAAAGAGTTCGTCCTCAGCGCCCCGCTGACCGCGGGGTTCTTCTCGTACCTCGAAAATTTCGGGCGCGTGGAGGCGATGCCGGACCTCGGCGAGGGCTTCTACACCTTCGAGAAGACGGACTTTTTCTCCATCAAGGGGTTTGCCGGGGACACGACGGTCGAGGTGCGGTTCAGGCGCGAGGTGATGGACCTGACGACCGACTTCCTGTACTCCCTCTTCTCCCTGTACCGGGACGGCGACCCCGACTTCCCGACGCTGAAAAGGCGGGAGAGTGCGCTCGCCGGGCGGGTGCACGAGCACCTGTACGGGAAGTGACTGCCCCCACCGGAAGACCTCTCATATTCCTCGCCCAAGTGATCATAACCATGGACAGAAAGATCTGCGCTGACCTCCTCTCGCAGGTGCGGGAGAGACGGCCGCTCGTACACCACATCACCAACACCGTGACGATCAACGACTGCGCCAACATCACCATCTGCGCCGGGGCCGCCCCGGTGATGGCCGGGGCGATCGAGGAGTCGGGCGAGATGGTCGCGGCTGCCGGGGCCCTCGTCCTGAACATCGGGACCCTCAACCCCGCGCAGGTGGAGTCGATGCTCCTCGCAGGCAAAAGGGCGAACGAACTCGGCGTGCCTGTCGTCCTCGATCCGGTCGGGGCCGGGGCGACACGCCTGCGGACCGACGCGGTCCTGCGGATCCTGAAGGAGGTGAAGGTCGCCGTCCTCAAGGGGAATGCCGGGGAGATCGGCGTCCTCGCCGGCATGGGCGGGAAGGTGCGGGGCGTGGACTCGTGCGGCCTCGCCGGCGACCCGGTCGAGACGGCGAAGGCATGCGCCCGGAGCACGGGCACGGTGGTGGCGATGACCGGCGAGACGGACGTCGTCACCGACGGGGACCGCGTCGTCCTGGTCAGGAACGGGAACGCCATGATGGACCGCCTCTCCGGGACCGGGTGCATGGCCTCCTCGGTCGTCGGGTCCTTCGTCGCGGTCGCCGACGACCCCCTCGCCGGCGCCGCCGCGGCCCTCGCCGCCTTCGGGCGCGCCGGGGAGAAGGCGGCCGCGGGTGCCCGCGGTCCGTACTCCTTCCGGACCGCCCTCTTCGACGAACTCTACGGCCTGACCCCCGGCGACCTCGCGGAGGGGGCGCGGCTGGAGGCCGTCTGATGGGCTACGACCTGTACGTCGTCACCGATAGGGAGGTCG
This window harbors:
- the thiM gene encoding hydroxyethylthiazole kinase, coding for MDRKICADLLSQVRERRPLVHHITNTVTINDCANITICAGAAPVMAGAIEESGEMVAAAGALVLNIGTLNPAQVESMLLAGKRANELGVPVVLDPVGAGATRLRTDAVLRILKEVKVAVLKGNAGEIGVLAGMGGKVRGVDSCGLAGDPVETAKACARSTGTVVAMTGETDVVTDGDRVVLVRNGNAMMDRLSGTGCMASSVVGSFVAVADDPLAGAAAALAAFGRAGEKAAAGARGPYSFRTALFDELYGLTPGDLAEGARLEAV